One window of Pelmatolapia mariae isolate MD_Pm_ZW unplaced genomic scaffold, Pm_UMD_F_2 NODE_ptg000139l+_length_28148_cov_1, whole genome shotgun sequence genomic DNA carries:
- the LOC134622681 gene encoding cytosolic sulfotransferase 3-like — translation MAAPPRPELFDFHGVSMTKIFTDNWDNIQNFKARPDDILIATYPKAGTTWVSYILDLLYFSDKGPDRQTSVPIHDRVPFLEFCVPPIPSGTDLADQLPTTPRLIKTHLPVQFVPKSFWRQGCRIIYVARNAKDNAVSYFHFDRMNSLQPEPGDWSTFLQGFMEGKRTLGSWYDHVNAWWDEKQTYSNILYMFYEDLIEDSGREIDRLCSFLGLSPSAEEKERVRVSVTFDNMKQNNMTNYSTIPLLNQTVSPFMRKGKVGDWKNHFTVSQNEQFDEDYKHKMKNPALKFRFEI, via the exons ATGGCAGCACCACCTCGGCCAGAACTGTTTGACTTCCATGGAGTCTCCATGACCAAAATCTTCACTGATAACTGGGACAACATACAGAACTTTAAAGCGAGACCAGATGATATTCTTATTGCTACATACCCCAAAGCAG GGACCACATGGGTCTCTTACATCTTAGATCTTCTGTATTTTAGTGATAAGGGTCCAGACCGTCAGACATCTGTCCCTATTCATGACAGAGTGCCTTTTCTGGAGTTCTGTGTACCTCCTATACCTTCAG GCACCGACTTGGCAGACCAACTTCCCACCACTCCTCGTCTCATTAAAACTCACCTACCTGTCCAGTTTGTACCAAAGTCCTTCTGGAGGCAGGGCTGCAGG ATAATCTATGTGGCCCGTAATGCAAAAGACAATGCGGTGTCCTATTTTCACTTTGACCGCATGAACAGCCTTCAGCCAGAACCAGGAGACTGGAGCACCTTTCTACAGGGATTCATGGAGGGAAAGA GGACTTTGGGATCGTGGTATGACCATGTGAATGCCTGGTGGGACGAGAAACAGACTTATTCAAATATCCTCTACATGTTCTACGAAGATTTGATTGAG GACTCGGGACGAGAAATAGACCGACTGTGTTCCTTCCTTGGTTTGTCTCCTTCTGCTGAGGAGAAGGAAAGAGTCCGAGTCAGTGTGACGTTTGATAATATGAAACAGAACAACATGACCAACTACAGCACAATTCCTCTGTTGAACCAGACGGTGTCTCCTTTCATGAGAAAAG GGAAAGTTGGTGACTGGAAGAACCACTTCACTGTGTCCCAGAATGAACAGTTTGATGAGGACTACAAGCACAAAATGAAGAATCCTGCTTTAAAGTTTCGTTTTGAAATTTAA